A stretch of DNA from Brevibacillus ruminantium:
TTGCCGCATCGTGTCGATGAGCTGGATAAGGATGTGCCGATTGTGCTGGTTTGCCGGAGCGGTGCACGCAGCCACAACGCGACGGCGTACTTGACCCATCTGGGCTTTGACGCGACCAACATGGTAGGCGGCATGCTCGCCTGGCCGGGAGAAAAAGAAGTGGAGTAAGAAAGAGCAAACAGGGAGAGGATTGTCTTGAGCGAAATAAGCCGAGAGCAGGTCTCGTTTTGGAAGCGGCACTGGTTTACGGTTGCGGCTGGAGTGTTGGCCCTGCTGGTCGTGGGTGTCTTTGGCTACCAGTATATGCAAAAAAGCCAGATTCCCGTTTTAAAACAGACGAATGACTTTACCTTGGACAGCATCGACGGTTCCAAATACACCATGTTTGAGCATAATGGAAAGGTGCGGCTGGTGGAGTTTATGTTTACCCACTGCCCGGACATTTGCCCGGCGACCACCTTTAACATGTCCAAGCTGCAAGAGAAATTGAAGGAAAAGGGGACTTTTGGCAACAAAGTCGAGTTTGTGACCATCACGTTTGACCCCGAACGCGATACGGTCGACGTTCTGCAAAAATACGCGGAGCAATTCAACGTAGATTTCAGCGGCTGGCATTTCCTTCGGGGAGAAGAGGCTGACATCGAAAAGGTGACAAAGGATTACGGCATGGCTGTACTGAAACAGCCGGACGGCTCCTTTGCACATACGGCTCGCATCTTCCTCATCGACAAAGAGGGAAAAATGCGCCGCGCTTACGGTATGGCGTCGGATATGGATCAGGATCTGATCTTGCAAGAGATGAGCCAGTTGGCGAAGTAGGCCAAGTAGACAGGGGCAACTCGTTAGCTGATAGAGGGAAGAAACGTGGAATGTGGTCGGATGTGTTCGGCCCGGAAAAAAACACTCCGCTGATGGAAGTGTGTGCGTGCTTAGGGGCTGCTCACACCTTTGTCAGCGGAGTGTTGTATGTTTGGGCATGTATTCTCTATTTGCGGTTATGAACCGGAGGGCTGTATTTCTTTCTCCAGGAGTCGCTTTCTTTTATATACTCCTCGCCACGGGAGCCATTACTGCCGTCCAGGTAATAAGGTCCTCCGTACAACGGTTCCTCTGTTATGGGGAAGGAGGTTCCACCAATCACTTTGTTTCCGGACATGAAGAGAAAAACGCTGACACCTTTGGGGTGATACTGTTCAAGTCGCTTCTCCAGCGGATGGTTCGTTACTTCAAACCAGTATACCTGTATCTTCTTCCCAATGTACTCATCGGGTGAAAAAGGCTGTACAAACCAGAATGCCATCTCGTCTTCGACCAGCAGCTCATTCGTTAGAGTATAGCTTTTATACAAACCAAGAGCAGCTTTCATTTGATACCCTTTCTCTTGTAAAAACGATGTGGCGCTCCCGATTTGCTCGTTCCTTTGGATGACGTATGTGTTTACTTGATCGGTCAGGACAACTTGTGGAGCGAGAGTCAGAACGAGAGCGAGAAGGATGTTCATATCGAGACCTCCTTTATTTGTTATGGGGAGTGAAGCCTAAAGGTGAGTAATTTTAAGAGGTAGTGCAAATCCATGTGGCTACCTTTTTTTGTATATTATGGTTAGAAGCAATGCCACAATGATAACGAGATTAATCTCAATAAAAAAAGGTTCAGCAATTACGAATAAAGGAAACTCAAACAAAATGGTAAGAACCAAAATCGGAAAGAATTTTGACAATCTGCTCTCCTCCTGCACAGAAAACTCCAAAACACCGCTCACAACTGGTCAAGGTTTTTCCCAATCAAAAAGAGCCGGTCAACGATGCGACCAGGCTCACAATTTCACCTATTCCCCGCGCTTCTTTTTCTTCCACTCCAGCTTTTCGACCCTGTCTACATGCCAGTCCCCATTCTCCTTTTTGAGGACGTGGACATAGGAGATGCCCTCCTGGGTATTTTCCAGCACGTAGCCTTCGTCTGCATCATCATTGAGGTAGAGAGAGGTAATCACACTGTCCTTTTGTTTGGAGGCGACGACGGAGCGGACGGCATCCTCGTAATCTTCGTCCTTGTCGTTGCCCATGATGGTCCGGACAGGGATCGATTTGTAGTTCAGGAAGTTGGGGCTGATGGGGCGGTTCTCTTTTTTGCTTTTGTCATAGGCAAATCTTTCGATCGGCAATTCTCCGGTGAAGTCGTCTTCTGCAGCACGGGTTGTCGAGTAATTCCAGCCGAGTGTCGCGGCGACCAGCAGGGCACAAGTGCCCACAGTAGCCAATTTTTTCATTACGCTACCACCTGCTTCTTAACCGGTATTTTTGGTCTTGCTTTTGGACGGCCCAATCAGACGAGCACTTCGCTCAGTATAACACAAAATGCATGGTTTGTAAATTTGTCCCAATTGTGATTCTAGCCAATTTTTGCTCTGCGGCAACGCTTCCTTTCAAATTTTCTTTTATTCCTCCTGCTAGCTGTTAAACAATGAATCACGGCTCAATCAAGCAGCCAGATAGGCGAGCAATAAAACTCCCGGGCATAGCATGTATGGCAAAAGGCTTTTGTGGCAATAGTATGTAGCTATTCCGCAGATCATGCGTGTACGAGAAAAAGGGGGAGGTCTTCCCCGCCTGCAATTTTGGCAAGACTGGATGAAAAGAACGCCCCGCGTTGTGATACAATAAGAGTGGCATGCATTGGTTCGGGTTTCCAACAAAACATGCACGTTGAGGTAGGAGGAAAGCAGATTGAGTGACGTGAAGATTTTCGCGATGGGCGGTCTCGGCGAAATCGGGAAAAATATGTACTGTGTCGAGTACGAAGACGAGATCGTGATTATCGACTGCGGGGTGAAATTCCCTGAAAACGAGATGTTCGGGATTGATTTGGTCATCCCCGACGTTTCTTATCTGGTGAACAACCAGCATAAGATCAAGGCGCTTTTGTTGACACACGGCCATGAGGATCACATTGGCGCCATCCCGTACGTGTTGAAGCAAATCAAGGTGCCGATTTACGGTGGACGCCTGACCCTGGGCTTGGTCAAGGCAAAGCTGGAAGAGCACCGGATGCAAAATGACGTGACCCTGATTCCCATTTCGGAGGATACGGAAATTCCGTTTGAGAAACTGAAGGCGACGTTTTTCCGGACCAATCACAGCATCCCGGACTCATTCGGGGTTGTGATCGATACACCGGAGGGAATGGTCATTCACACAGGGGACTTTAAATTTGACATGACCCCGGTCGGAAAGACTACAGAGTACGGCAAAATCGCCCGGATCGGAAGCTCTGGAGATGTGCTCGCGCTTCTTTCCGACAGTACAAACAGCGAGCGCTACGGGTTTACGATGTCGGAGCGGACTGTCGGCGAAGGCATTCTGGACGTCGTCCAAAAAGCGCGGGGACGCATTATCCTGGCTACTTTTGCGTCCAACGTACACCGCTTGCAGCAGGTCGTGGATGCCGCAGCCGAGTGCAACCGCAAAGTAGCGGTCATCGGCCGCAGCATGGAAAAGGTCTTTCTCATCGGCCAAGAGCTGGGGTATATCACGATGCCCGAGGGCATGCTGATCGACATCAAGCATATCGACAACTACGCGGACAACCAGGTGCTGATTATCTGCACAGGCAGCCAGGGTGAGCCGATGGCCGCACTGACCAGAATCGCTTCCGGTTCCCATCGGAGTGTGACGATCTACCCGGAAGACACAGTGATTATCTCGGCATCGCCGATTCCGGGGAACACGGTCAATGTCAGCCGCACGATTGACAAACTGTATCGCGCCGGTGCCAATGTCGTGCTCAGCTCCGTCTTTGACATCCACGCCTCCGGTCACGGCAGCAGTGAAGAGCTGAAGCTGATGCTAAACTTCATCCGGCCGAAGTACTTCATCCCGATTCACGGGGAGTATCGGATGCTGAAGACACACTCCAAGCTGGCACAGCAGGTTGGGATTGACGAGAGCAACATCTACATCATGGACAACGGGGAAGTTCTCAACTGCAGCCGCGAAAAAGCCTGGCTCAGCAAGGTTCCGGCAGGTATCGTCCTGATTGATGGCAGCGGTGTGGGCGATGTGGGCAATATCGTGCTCAGAGACCGCAAACATCTGGCGGAGGATGGCCTGATGGTGGTCGTGGTCAGCCTGGACATGAAAAACTTCAAAATCCTCACGGGACCTGACATCGTCAGCCGAGGTTTCGTCTACGTGCGCGGGTCGGAGTCACTGATCCAGGAGGCAACCGTACTGGTGCGCCAGCGACTGCAGGAGGCGCTGGACAAAAAGATCAAGGAATGGTCCGAGCTGAAGTCGCAGATAAATGAAGTGATCAAGCCGTTCATTTATGAAAAAACGGGACGAAATCCGATGATCTTGACAATCCTGATGGAAGTTTAGGCAGCGTGAACATGTAAGTAAAAAGGTCATTGTCATTTGTGAGCAAATGATAGTGGCCTTTTGTGTGTATGGACCGACGATTTTACATCATTCGACAATTTACACTGGATATTCTGAATTCGGTGAATTATAATGATAGTTAATTTTTTAAATATATATAAATAGGAGTGTTTAGAGTGAAAACGCTGGAGAAAGTTAGTGATTTTGTCGGCAAGACGTTTGCCATCTGGGTTCTGCTATTTGCTTGCCTGGCATTTTTCTCACCGGATACGTTTAAATGGATCGGCAAATACATCACGCCTTTGCTCGGTATCATCATGTTCGGGATGGGGCTGACCGTATCACCGTCCGACTTTCGGGAGGTATTCCGCCGTCCCAAGGATGTCGCGATTGGGGTGCTCGGCCAATTTCTGATCATGCCGCTGCTGGCTTTTGGTTTGGCGAAAGGACTGCAGCTTCCGCCTGAAATCGCCGTTGGTGTCATCCTGGTCGGATGCTGCCCGGGCGGTACCGCATCCAACGTCATGACTTTCCTGGCCAAAGGGGACGTCCCGTTGTCTGTGTCGATTACGTCGGTTACCACCTTGCTGGCGCCGATCGTCACACCTGCACTGATTCTGCTGTTTGCCAGCCAATGGGTGCCGGTGGATGCAATGGCGCTGCTCTGGTCCATTCTGCAAATTGTGATCATTCCGATTGTTCTCGGTTTTATAGTGAAAACGTTGTTTAAAAAGCCAGCGGAAGCAGGGGCGAAAGCTCTCCCGCTGATCTCCACCTTTGCGATCGTGGCGATCGTGGCAGCCGTAGTAGCAGGCAGCCAGCAAAAAATCGCGACCACAGGACTTGCCATTTTTGCGGTTGTGATCCTGCACAACGGTTTGGGGCTTTTGCTTGGCTACTTCTTTGGCAAACTGTTCGGCATGGATCGGGCGAAACAAAAAGCAATTTCCATCGAAGTCGGCATGCAGAACTCCGGGTTGGGCGTAGCGATTGCAACGGCTCACTTCTCACCGCTGTCCGCAGTTCCCAGCGCGATTTTCAGCGTCTGGCACAATATCTCCGGCCCAATCGTGGCGACGATCTTCAGCCGGATGAAAAACGACAAAGAATCATAAGCTGCACAAAAAAACACCCATTGCGGGTGTTTTTTATTTTGCCGAGGAAAGCGGGCGAAAAAACACGATGAGCACCCTAGAATTCAATGTGAATGGTCCGGATGGGGCCGTCACTACTCTTCCAGGTCAAAATGTCCTCATAGGCAGAGGTCGCCACATCGGGTATGCTCACTTCCAGCGTAACTTCGTCTTTCCATGAAAGGTGTACAACGGGCCAGCGAAATTGGCTGTCAAACAGGTCGACATCGTCCGAAGACTCACGGTTTTCTTTTCTCGCAACGGAAGACAGATCAGCGCTGTCTAAAACCAGAAGGGAATGCCGGATTACCTGTTCGCCTTCGTTTCGGCCAAATTGGAACAGCAGCTTTGAACGATCAGGCGATGGCTCGATACCGGAAAACATCGCCGCTTCCATGAGAAAACGGGTTTGCAGCCGTCCGTCTGATTCTTTGACCAGAGATAAATCGCACAGTTTGTTCCCGCAACCAGACATCACCACAAAAAAACGGGAATGATCCTGATCCGTATAAACAAAGCGGGCTTGTATCCGCGCCAGCTCCTTCGCACGCTCTTCTCCCTGATAGAGTTCCAGATAGGCTTCCAGATAGGCTTCCAGCTCGGGAAGCGCGTGAAGCGGGATTTCCAGCGACTGCCCGTCATCACTCAGTCTCAATTTTTCGGGCTGTGAGAAGGGAGGGGCTTCGTCCTCGATAACCGATGTGTCGGGAGCGACCGCACCTGAGCATCCGCCAATAAGGGCGAGGAGTATGAAACTGACCAAAACGGCTCCTTTTTCCATGGGCAGCAACAAACGGGCTGGCTTGCTAAGGAAATTCATCAATCGAATATACACTTCCGACATTCTCCTTCTCCCCCAGACAGGGTATAATAAGAATAAGTGAAACGTGATACACAAAGGAGAGAGTGCCAATGATGTCCTATGAGGCATATATGAGTCAAGTAATCCAGCCCATGCGTGATGAACTGACACGCGTAGGGTTTACCGAACTGAAAACAGTAGAAGAAGTGGAAAAAGCACTGTCTGAGCTGAAAGGAACGGCTCTGGTCGTCGTCAATTCCGTCTGCGGCTGCGCGGCTGGACTGGCTCGTCCCGCAGTAGCTCACTCCTTGAACCATGCGAAAAAGCCGGACCATCTGTACACCGTCTTCGCCGGTCAGGATAAAGAAGCGACGGCAAAAGCACGCGAGTATTTTGAAGGCTATGCTCCGTCTTCGCCATCCTTTGCTGTGATGAAGGACGGCAAGATCATGACCATGATCGAGCGCCACCAAATCGAGAACAATGATTTGGGCACTATTTCCAAGCTGCTGACAGACGCCTACGACACCTATTGCGAATAAGGGCCCAAGCAGCGGCCATTTGAGAATAATAGACACCAACGAGACGCTCCTGTGGAGCGTCTCGTTACATCATAAGCCCCTTTTTTAGGAAGGATGAGAGAAAGATGCATACCCGTTCGTTCGGACGCGACCCCCATCAGGTCTCCCTGCTCGGCTTCGGCGCACAGCGCATCGTAGATGAGCATGACTGCACAGAGGAGCAGGCGATTGCGATCATCCGGCGTGCCGTGGAGCTGGGGGTCAACTATTTTGATACAGCGCCCAGCTACAGCGACGGCCAATCAGAAGCCCGGGTCGGAATGGGCTTGCGCGGTTTGCGCGACCAGGTTTGGATTGCCACCAAAACAGGCGGCCGCACAAGAGATTTGGCGTGGAAGGATCTGGAGGGCAGTCTGAAGCGGCTGGGCACAGACTACATCGATGAATGGCGCATCCACAACGTCATGCAGCCGCATGATCTGGACGCGATTTTTGCCAAAGGCGGAGCGCTGGAAGCCTTGGTCGAGGCGCGGGAGCAGGGGGTGGTCCGCAAACTGAGCATCAGCGGACATACCGACCCGAGACTGCTTTCCGAAGCCATTCGCCGCTTTCCGTTTGACAGTGCATTGGTTGCGCTGTCCGCCCTGGATCATTTCATCTACAGCTTCGCGCATGAGTTCGTCCCGCTGGCGGTGGAAAAGGGAGTAGCGGTAATCGGGATGAAGGTCATGGCGCTGGGACAGTTGGCCCCATGGACAGAGCAGGCGCTTCGCTACACCTGGAGCCTGCCTGTCTCCACTGCGATTCTGGGTGTCAGCAAAATGGACCAGCTGGAAGCGGATGTGGAGATTGCCAAGCGGTTCACCCCGATGACCGATATTGAACGAGTCCAGTTTTTTCAGGAAATCATGCCGTTGGTTCGAGCGGATGTATTGCGCTGGAAAGCAAGCGAGTGGATGTCTGGCGAGTGGTACAAGCTCCCGGAGCTGAACCGGTAAGCTGGCGAAGAATTTGAATGGAGAAATTATAAAGAAGTACGCTCTACAGGTAGATTATGGCGATACTCTCTGGCAAACTCAGTGTTAAAAATCAATGCATCAGAGATACGGATACCCGATTAGGCTAACAAAAGAGAGACCGAAACAAGAGTGCATGTTTCGGTCTCAAAAGTATGTCCCCAACTATCCCCTCAATACACCTCGAACCACATTCGCCCTCCCTTTTCGCTCGCGGTGAAAAGATGCGTGGATCAGGCACAGGATGACGGCAGCAAAGGAAATCACCGTCGCCAGTGTCAGTGCCGGGACAATCCCGCCGGCATCGTACATCTGCCCAAAAAAGAGCGGACCCAGCAACCGGCCTCCCGAAGTAATCGATCCGACAGCGCCCAGATAAAACGGGGCGGACTCGCCTGTTTTTTCGCTGATAAATGTGGGAACCGTAGGAGCAATCAGCATTTCGCCAAAAGTCGTAATCACCATGCCCGTCATGAAAGCGGCGTAGCTTTGGTGGAAAAACAACATGAAGCCAAATCCGCTGCCATAGAGAACAGCGCTTGCGACAAGCTGGGAAGAGAGATTC
This window harbors:
- a CDS encoding rhodanese-like domain-containing protein produces the protein MSEQDVKEMTPQELMEKLAAGEKLQVVDVREVEEWNSGHIKEAQLIPLGFLPHRVDELDKDVPIVLVCRSGARSHNATAYLTHLGFDATNMVGGMLAWPGEKEVE
- a CDS encoding SCO family protein, with the translated sequence MSEISREQVSFWKRHWFTVAAGVLALLVVGVFGYQYMQKSQIPVLKQTNDFTLDSIDGSKYTMFEHNGKVRLVEFMFTHCPDICPATTFNMSKLQEKLKEKGTFGNKVEFVTITFDPERDTVDVLQKYAEQFNVDFSGWHFLRGEEADIEKVTKDYGMAVLKQPDGSFAHTARIFLIDKEGKMRRAYGMASDMDQDLILQEMSQLAK
- the rnjA gene encoding ribonuclease J1 → MSDVKIFAMGGLGEIGKNMYCVEYEDEIVIIDCGVKFPENEMFGIDLVIPDVSYLVNNQHKIKALLLTHGHEDHIGAIPYVLKQIKVPIYGGRLTLGLVKAKLEEHRMQNDVTLIPISEDTEIPFEKLKATFFRTNHSIPDSFGVVIDTPEGMVIHTGDFKFDMTPVGKTTEYGKIARIGSSGDVLALLSDSTNSERYGFTMSERTVGEGILDVVQKARGRIILATFASNVHRLQQVVDAAAECNRKVAVIGRSMEKVFLIGQELGYITMPEGMLIDIKHIDNYADNQVLIICTGSQGEPMAALTRIASGSHRSVTIYPEDTVIISASPIPGNTVNVSRTIDKLYRAGANVVLSSVFDIHASGHGSSEELKLMLNFIRPKYFIPIHGEYRMLKTHSKLAQQVGIDESNIYIMDNGEVLNCSREKAWLSKVPAGIVLIDGSGVGDVGNIVLRDRKHLAEDGLMVVVVSLDMKNFKILTGPDIVSRGFVYVRGSESLIQEATVLVRQRLQEALDKKIKEWSELKSQINEVIKPFIYEKTGRNPMILTILMEV
- a CDS encoding bile acid:sodium symporter family protein — its product is MKTLEKVSDFVGKTFAIWVLLFACLAFFSPDTFKWIGKYITPLLGIIMFGMGLTVSPSDFREVFRRPKDVAIGVLGQFLIMPLLAFGLAKGLQLPPEIAVGVILVGCCPGGTASNVMTFLAKGDVPLSVSITSVTTLLAPIVTPALILLFASQWVPVDAMALLWSILQIVIIPIVLGFIVKTLFKKPAEAGAKALPLISTFAIVAIVAAVVAGSQQKIATTGLAIFAVVILHNGLGLLLGYFFGKLFGMDRAKQKAISIEVGMQNSGLGVAIATAHFSPLSAVPSAIFSVWHNISGPIVATIFSRMKNDKES
- a CDS encoding BrxA/BrxB family bacilliredoxin; its protein translation is MMSYEAYMSQVIQPMRDELTRVGFTELKTVEEVEKALSELKGTALVVVNSVCGCAAGLARPAVAHSLNHAKKPDHLYTVFAGQDKEATAKAREYFEGYAPSSPSFAVMKDGKIMTMIERHQIENNDLGTISKLLTDAYDTYCE
- a CDS encoding aldo/keto reductase, producing the protein MHTRSFGRDPHQVSLLGFGAQRIVDEHDCTEEQAIAIIRRAVELGVNYFDTAPSYSDGQSEARVGMGLRGLRDQVWIATKTGGRTRDLAWKDLEGSLKRLGTDYIDEWRIHNVMQPHDLDAIFAKGGALEALVEAREQGVVRKLSISGHTDPRLLSEAIRRFPFDSALVALSALDHFIYSFAHEFVPLAVEKGVAVIGMKVMALGQLAPWTEQALRYTWSLPVSTAILGVSKMDQLEADVEIAKRFTPMTDIERVQFFQEIMPLVRADVLRWKASEWMSGEWYKLPELNR